From a region of the Panulirus ornatus isolate Po-2019 chromosome 38, ASM3632096v1, whole genome shotgun sequence genome:
- the LOC139760901 gene encoding uncharacterized protein isoform X1, which translates to MVIYFSVMWWMWGTGVVFVLAQALALVQTLGASVSPSTEPQPSHVLLSSLHPAQLERVLESQLTRLREDVLRIYQEELRQHDQTIDKIHRVKRSTPSHLPDSDFWHSYVYNTGVGNREEVKVEDIESIGYLGTIEIVDVFPINLPNLPAIYKGSDGRGYVEVNGTMKVLTVRNAWTISSSGCDCGDGRHKDCACCKQGSCLCSRSEGYHGDSCVPCGTLHINCPTASPRELELDAAVGFQYHVQQGGRQRVVVTSKGTTVTFYSASEHDLQEVNTLTTVQGVTHLGYGETFADHDGTIQRTRFLIVFGTGRATQQFHQITVGTLSPAFAVGIAREWHASGEVMKVLQSDGRVKITVRKEHHLEVYELKEDFWMRFQILKVQSLTAPLASWTMFSTGFESYLAMVSPDQLTIFVQDGTRYKQIQVFSTSVGLSRFDGILAFSLKTCRGEVVLIAGNSKDVIAFVFDPRATTPQFKVAYRGSLSVTVSNWSAGFAYTSTTDGSSTMVLPIEKGAALFLVKAKLKDVVDPVLLETQAVAHAVAHIEEEYKRQKDVITAAEERLYYGVASHTEIYADITITRGIIVNQTLFTGKLEAVKMVFPGTSLAGGVSQQQYLTFISELRNPDVVLNELLDSITYIESALDDAVPTTGTNRTIGGLKTLPEPGFRLARMITTSTTVGKVLDATGASYPLDGILSSVVRGDNKRKIGGKKTFLNGLVVGELHTSYLDDVPVVDLVTTTGAQRIEGAVFVNGLVAEDIKMIEGGTVAGVDLSDAVLLSRPMYLGHVFSTNLEVERDVEVLSGVVDGVDIDHLYNYALTLSGGELAGSIEFDRDLVVDYLEGTRMMGIDVVDLLNNTVFRDEKSVMSGTLIVPQMVTMEKNLYAGDINSKIFPGNYPLKTSDEPLVFTGRKNFASLVIDQVTFGAQGLVDGIAPGRFVTKTTDQHITGLKIFAQGVDIDGHLDIASKIIDGVNLDDLFALKDTRLTQTDSDFKVIFKKPVWMPGLTFDGKLNGMSFSAIADDFVYTSGGPVRISGDKKFHRGLSIFDAEFTQTFNGERLEQLVTSDNEQVISGEITFETDVAFDTLIVEYVDGVDLIQLVNNALYLNKADQVVTGVKVFTNSVTAGSLAVEGEVKNVNFRNVVTKSGSQTFTAPQTLHHAKFASFTTHMIEMSDGYKINGVDFSALAAKRLPLREPVDHTAALFVDGPVTVIGTLTAENINGYNTRQLKNSIVVGNVDSVIEGPVIFSSLTVEGSVTTEGKVGGSGLNISAIAEGAVKLAHDNIFTGDVAFDTVELHGDVAVEGLVDGVDLAQLQHDAVYTDVGRIQNVTGKKVFRNSIFVKGDIIADRTNGIDLASRLFTLHTDQIITAPYSFADLAASENVYLQGLFNNFDLKRLAVEAVTREEETILGNVHFTKSVVVKNLELRNSLNDINVAERLRDAVRLQDSGVSVTGKKTFLVNTRFKTLNVDYLNSVDLDDFFANIVTINAAHQLSGAVTVDGVVSAPRVTAEDLTVDGTIDGVDYKQLKADVVYLSGEQDVDSELVFTDNIIVRGDINSVWLNSWKLDDYLTTNTEQTFSANVTFGSITTTYIDVKGRVKSRHGSWHLPTERANTLQSVGGQTVTGLTTVSGPMRVLGNVHVTGRVGQQVKVKLADQVVLLTDDAQVSGTVRFTSDLTVASLTSSTGVINNVYVPDLYKNAWYVDRPVTTASRYHFNGHTTLTQGLVSQGAVDGLIVHKVYRETTTAISMFHNLTQEFKVEFERVCEPIAALYDKLRDCPYEGDYFRHEKDFNFTDQHHSSITFFAWQTTFLIMSYEGECYSDVFVWHARQHSFVHYQRLESSGYGHQWLLLKGTDKVMVAMAASSKDNSCSNTNTTVWLVTDSIIEMFQLLAEGEHLSSESLPGSPLLHVHARHATLTYRYLAEAQSWRLVTESPPTEVGVEVGHGSSQVYFTVAGGVGQVRVDGTAAGTLDLAHATLHHAHLLARGNAVVLLLIVTTYTYKGPTHTLRVYFVNDGIPQCIAVETLQTAGQSTAFFAGNAAAGSIFIVITQRNLCPLVYALLGEVLTPWPELSVPRVSWIKHFEVPSERFPTVMDHHLLLGRRDKTASIYYLVMKGAALPEKEITCRS; encoded by the exons ATGGTGATATATTTCTCG GtgatgtggtggatgtgggggACAGGTGTGGTCTTTGTGCTTGCACAGGCCCTCGCGTTGGTCCAGACCCTTGGGGCTTCAGTTTCTCCCAGCACGGAACCTCAGCCCAGCCATGTCCTCCTCTCCAGCCTTCATCCAGCCCAG CTGGAGAGGGTGCTTGAGTCTCAACTGACGAGGCTGCGGGAGGACGTGCTCAGGATCTACCAGGAAGAGCTGAGGCAACATGACCAAACTATTGACAAGATCCATAGAGTCAAGCGGTCCACACCTTCCCATCTCCCAGACTCCGATTTCTGGCACTCCTATGTTTACAACACTGGAGTGGGCAATAGGGAAG AGGTGAAGGTCGAGGACATCGAAAGCATAGGCTACTTAGGAACAATCGAGATTGTGGACGTCTTCCCGATTAACCTGCCAAACTTGCCAGCCATCTACAAG GGTAGTGATGGGCGAGGCTACGTCGAGGTGAATGGAACGATGAAGGTGCTGACCGTTAGGAACGCTTGGACCATAAGCTCCAGTGGCTGTGACTGTGGCGATGGACGTCACAAA GACTGTGCGTGCTGTAAACAAGGCAGCTGTCTTTGCAGCAGGTCTGAGGGTTACCACGGCGACAGTTGTGTTCCCTGTGGCACTCTGCACATCAACTGTCCCACCGCCA GTCCCCGAGAGCTGGAGCTAGACGCGGCCGTTGGTTTCCAGTACCATGTCCAGCAGGGCGGTCGCCAGAGGGTGGTGGTCACGTCGAAAGGGACCACCGTAACATTTTACAGTGCT AGCGAGCATGATCTGCAGGAGGTGAACACGCTCACTACTGTCCAGGGTGTCACCCATCTAGGATATGGCGAGACCTTCGCCGACCATGACGGAACCATCCAACGAACAAGATTTCTCATCGTCTTCGGGACTGGCCGCGCTACACAACAGTTTCATCAGATAACTGTGGGCACGCTGTCTCCTGCCTTCGCAGTGGG TATTGCTCGGGAGTGGCACGCCTCCGGCGAAGTAATGAAAGTGTTGCAAAGTGACGGGAGAGTTAAGATTACTGTACGCAAAGAACACCACCTCGAAGTGTACGAGCTCAAG GAGGACTTTTGGATGAGGTTCCAGATCCTGAAGGTGCAATCGCTCACAGCACCTCTTGCCTCGTGGACCATGTTCAGCACAGGCTTCGAGAGCTACCTCGCGATGGTCTCTCCGGATCAGCTGACCATATTCGTTCAGGATGGTACCCGCTATAAGCAAATACAAGTCTTTTCTACAAGTGTTGGCTTATCGAGATTTGACGGCATCCTGGCCTTCAGT CTTAAGACGTGTCGAGGGGAAGTGGTCCTGATTGCTGGTAATAGTAAAGATGTCATCGCTTTTGTCTTTGATCCCAGAGCTACTACGCCACAGTTCAAAGTT GCCTACAGAGGTAGCCTGAGTGTCACTGTGAGCAACTGGTCGGCTGGCTTCGCTTATACAAGCACAACAGATGGTTCCAGTACG ATGGTTTTGCCGATTGAAAAAGGGGCAGCGCTGTTCCTGGTGAAGGCGAAATTGAAAGATGTGGTCGACCCAGTGCTCTTGGAGACGCAGGCTGTCGCTCATGCAGTCGCCCACATCGAG GAAGAATACAAGCGACAAAAGGACGTGATTACTGCTGCTGAAGAGAGACTGTATTATGGTGTTGCCTCGCATACCGAGATATATGCagacatcaccatcactagaggGATTATTGTGAACCAG ACGTTATTCACGGGGAAGCTGGAGGCGGTGAAGATGGTGTTCCCGGGGACATCTTTGGCGGGAGGTGTCTCTCAACAACAGTATTTGACATTCATATCGGAGCTTCGTAATCCAGACGTCGTATTGAATGAACTCCTCGACTCCATCACTTACATCGAGTCTGCTCTTGACG ATGCTGTTCCCACTACGGGCACGAACAGAACTATTGGTGGCCTGAAGACATTGCCGGAGCCTGGATTCCGTTTGGCCAGGATgatcaccacctccacaactgttGGAAAAGTACTCGATGCCACAGGAGCCTCGTATCCCCTTGATGGCATCTTAAGCTCTGTCGTTAG GGGCGACAATAAGAGGAAGATAGGTGGCAAGAAGACTTTCCTTAATGGGTTAGTTGTCGGCGAGCTGCACACATCTTACCTGGACGATGTTCCCGTGGTTGACCTGGTGACCACGACAGGCGCGCAGAGGATAGAGGGAGCTGTGTTCGTGAACGGTCTGGTGGCTGAGGACATCAAGATGATTGAAGGCGGCACAGTCGCAGGCGTAGATTTGTCAGACGCTGTGCTTCTCAGTAGGCCTATGTACTTGG GGCATGTATTTTCCACGAATCTTGAAGTGGAAAGAGATGTGGAGGTCCTCtcaggagtggtggatggggtggACATTGACCATCTATACAATTATGCGTTAACATTGAGTGGAGGTGAACTAGCTGGCTCCATAGAATTTGACAGAGACTTGGTGGTTGATTACCTGGAAGGAACTCGGATGATGGGCATAGACGTTGTAGACTTGCTAAACAATACGGTCTTTAGAGACGAGAAGTCTGTCATGTCGGGCACGCTGATTGTCCCTCAGATGGTGACAATGGAGAAGAATTTGTACGCAGGCGACATCAACTCTAAAATCTTCCCGGGCAACTATCCTCTGAAGACGAGCGATGAACCGTTGGTGTTCACCGGTCGGAAGAACTTCGCCAGCCTCGTAATTGACCAGGTTACTTTCGGTGCCCAGGGtcttgtggatggtattgctccaGGCAGGTTTGTGACGAAGACGACAGATCAGCACATCACTGGTCTAAAGATATTTGCTCAGGGAGTAGACATTGATGGACATTTGGACATTGCATCAAAGATCATCGATGGCGTAAATCTAGATGACCTGTTTGCTCTAAAAGATACCAGACTGACGCAAACGGACTCCGATTTCAAGGTGATATTCAAGAAACCCGTGTGGATGCCTGGATTAACATTTGACGGGAAACTGAATGGCATGAGCTTCTCTGCCATTGCTGACGACTTTGTTTATACCAGTGGCGGCCCAGTTAGGATCTCTGGCGACAAGAAGTTTCACCGTGGATTGTCGATCTTTGATGCGGAGTTTACCCAAACCTTTAACGGGGAACGTCTTGAGCAGCTGGTGACATCTGATAACGAACAGGTAATCAGTGGCGAGATCACTTTCGAGACTGATGTTGCCTTCGATACTCTGATAGTCGAGTATGTCGATGGTGTTGACTTGATCCAGCTTGTGAACAACGCTCTTTACTTGAACAAGGCGGACCAGGTCGTCACCGGAGTGAAGGTCTTCACAAACTCCGTCACAGCCGGCTCCCTCGCGGTGGAAGGTGAGGTCAAAAACGTGAACTTCAGAAATGTGGTCACCAAGAGTGGTTCCCAGACGTTCACTGCACCGCAGACTCTTCACCACGCCAAGTTTGCTTCCTTTACGACACACATGATTGAAATGTCGGATGGTTACAAGATCAATGGAGTCGACTTTTCAGCCCTGGCAGCAAAACGTTTACCCCTTAGAGAGCCAGTCGATCACACAGCTGCGTTGTTCGTCGATGGGCCGGTGACTGTGATTGGCACTCTCACGGCAGAGAATATAAACGGTTACAACACCAGGCAACTGAAGAACAGCATCGTTGTAGGTAACGTAGACTCGGTTATAGAAGGTCCAGTAATATTTTCATCACTGACTGTCGAGGGTTCCGTCACAACGGAAGGAAAGGTCGGTGGAAGTGGACTGAACATCAGCGCCATCGCCGAAGGCGCTGTCAAACTTGCGCACGACAACATTTTTACCGGCGACGTCGCGTTCGACACGGTAGAGTTGCACGGCGACGTAGCCGTGGAGGGACTGGTGGATGGAGTGGACCTAGCGCAGCTCCAGCACGACGCCGTCTATACAGACGTGGGACGCATTCAGAATGTGACTG GAAAGAAGGTTTTCAGGAATAGCATATTTGTCAAGGGTGACATTATTGCGGACAGAACGAATGGCATAGACCTGGCCTCTAGATTGTTCACTCTGCACACGGACCAGATCATCACAGCACCATACTCGTTCGCGGACCTGGCAGCGAGTGAGAACGTATATCTACAAGGGCTTTTCAACAACTTTGATCTAAAACGATTGGCTGTGGAAGCCGTGACGAGAGAGGAGGAAACCATATTAG gaaacGTCCATTTTACCAAGAGTGTCGTCGTCAAAAACTTAGAACTGCGTAATTCTCTGAATGACATCAATGTAGCGGAGCGGCTACGGGACGCTGTGAGGTTGCAGGACAGTGGGGTGTCTGTCACTGGCAAGAAGACATTCTTGGTCAACACCAGGTTCAAGACCCTGAATGTTGACTACCTCAACTCCGTGGATTTGGATGACTTCTTCGCCAACATAGTGACCATCAATGCAGCGCACCAGTTGTCTGGAGCGGTCACTGTAGACGGAGTCGTGTCCGCACCAAGGGTTACCGCAGAGGACCTTACAGTTGAT GGTACGATCGACGGTGTGGACTACAAGCAGCTGAAAGCGGATGTGGTGTACCTCTCAGGGGAACAAGACGTTGACTCAGAACTA GTGTTTACGGACAACATAATAGTCAGAGGCGACATTAATTCGGTGTGGTTGAATTCGTGGAAGCTGGATGACTACCTCACAACCAACACGGAGCAAACGTTCAGTGCCAACGTCACCTTCGGCAGTATAACGACCACCTATATTGATGTTAAAGGCAGAGTTAAAAGCAGACATGGTTCTTGGCATCTCCCAACAGAAAGAGCTAATACACTGCAG AGTGTGGGTGGACAGACTGTGACGGGTTTGACCACCGTCTCTGGGCCAATGCGGGTGCTTGGTAATGTCCACGTAACTGGCCGTGTGGGTCAGCAGGTCAAGGTGAAGCTGGCTGACCAGGTTGTTCTGCTTACCGATGATGCGCAAGTTTCag GTACCGTGAGATTCACATCCGACCTGACCGTGGCAAGTTTGACGAGCTCAACAGGCGTCATCAACAACGTGTATGTGCCTGACTTGTACAAGAACGCTTGGTATGTTGACAGGCCCGTTACGACTGCTTCTAGATACCATTTTAATGGCCACACAACATTAACT CAAGGCCTCGTCTCACAGGGAGCAGTTGATGGCTTGATTGTGCACAAAGTTTACAGGGAGACCACTACGGCAATCTCCATGTTCCACAACCTCACCCAAGAGTTTAAG GTTGAATTTGAAAGGGTGTGTGAACCCATCGCGGCACTGTATGATAAACTTCGAGACTGTCCGTATGAGGGCGATTACTTCAGACACGAGAAAGACTTCAACTTCACCGATCAGCATCACTCGTCCATTACATTTTTT gCGTGGCAAACCACGTTTTTGATAATGAGTTACGAGGGAGAGTGCTACTCGGACGTCTTCGTGTGGCACGCAAGACAGCATTCTTTCGTCCATTACCAGAGACTGGAGAGCTCCGGCTACGGTCACCAGTGGCTCTTGCTCAAGGGTACTGATAAG GTTATGGTCGCGATGGCGGCCTCCTCCAAGGATAACTCGTGCAGTAACACGAACACAACAGTCTGGTTGGTCACAGATTCAATAATAGAG ATGTTCCAGCTGTTGGCGGAGGGGGAGCATCTGTCGAGCGAGTCCCTCCCAGGTAGCCCACTCCTGCACGTCCACGCTCGCCACGCTACCCTCACCTAcaggtacctggctgaggctcaGTCTTGGCGCCTGGTGACCGAGTCTCCACCTACAG AGGTTGGTGTGGAGGTGGGTCATGGCAGCAGTCAGGTGTACTTcacggtggctggtggtgtgggacaAGTGCGGGTGGATGGGACGGCTGCCGGCACGCTGGACCTGGCCCACGCCACCCTCCACCATGCCCACCTCCTCGCCAGGGGAAATGCGGTCGTGCTGCTCCTCATCgtcaccacctacacctacaagGGCCCTACTCACACCCTCAGG GTGTACTTTGTTAACGATGGGATCCCGCAGTGCATCGCCGTAGAGACATTACAAACGGCCGGACAGTCGACGGCGTTCTTTGCTGGTAACGCGGCCGCGGGATCCATCTTCATCGTTATCACGCAACGTAACCTGTGTCCACTTGTCTACGCTCTGCTAG GCGAAGTACTAACGCCATGGCCAGAGCTGAGTGTCCCAAGAGTGTCCTGGATCAAGCACTTTGAAGTTCCGTCAGAAAGGTTCCCCACGGTCATggaccaccatctcctcctcgggCGTAGAGACAAGACAGCTTCGATTTATTACTTGGTGATGAAGGGCGCAGCTCTGCCAGAAAAAGAGATAACCTGCAGAAGTTGA